In Scylla paramamosain isolate STU-SP2022 chromosome 1, ASM3559412v1, whole genome shotgun sequence, one DNA window encodes the following:
- the LOC135091052 gene encoding RNA polymerase II elongation factor ELL-like isoform X4 has protein sequence MVARLWIHAKDDTYEKTRKSMENAQKQGKMNCVKEVTNAAANPFVRQRPSHGKMNMVAPHKKKDIMGEQISSKFSSNNSTSPHRHQSGGTTGPPSNTSKPPPPPPPNVNGRNSNPDLVRRPLRERIIQLLAVKNYKKLELINRLHSDGIKEKDRRQMNSVLLSVSQVKENLHHLSRHLWSEVLEDWPFYTEKEKEAVKRKKPQQILSASDSNHSPTSAPPLSPSSEPQGVKRPHEEQLDPTAKRPRGGRWNGSSKSFRRNDESFPASNEVKSEPHSDSWASSKPKSTTPSSVLEHRQEARNGRHNNHHHNHRDSGSRGTLTNGTSNNLAANAITTASTTSATITTSPARKPSSTSPLNQGSSPHSHHHLNGLHPHHNNHHHHSSGSHSPINGVTNDLTNGHANHHSRTNGHVTPPNSSPDSLSGEDSPPAYLRNYTSIVSSDQRSRYKADFNRQYQEYLNLHSFIEERTRPFTDLEEQLRNETLGSEEYNTIRSRILRQYEATQQDHDFQKKKKRYNYLHEKLTHIKRLVRDYDANTHS, from the exons TGTAAAGGAAGTAACCAATGCTGCTGCTAACCCCTTTGTGAGGCAGCGGCCATCGCATGGCAAGATGAACATGGTGGCACCTCACAAGAAGAAGGATATAATGGGGGAGCAGATTTCCTCCAAGTTCAGCTCCAACAACTCCACCTCCCCCCACCGGCACCAGAGTGGAGGCACCACAGGACCCCCTTCAAACACAAGCAagcccccacctccccctcccccaaatGTCAATGGTAGAAACAGCAACCCTGACTTGGTGCGGAGACCCCTGAG GGAGAGAATCATCCAACTCCTTGCTGTCAAGAATTACAAAAAGCTTGAGCTCATCAACCGGCTGCACAGTG ATGGAATCAAGGAAAAAGACCGACGACAAATGAACAGTGTGTTGTTGAGCGTGTCACAGGTGAAGGAAAACTTGCACCACTTGTCCCGACACTTGTGGAGTGAAGTGCTTGAGGACTGGCCTTTCTAcacggaaaaggaaaaggaggcagTCAAAAG GAAGAAGCCCCAGCAGATACTGTCTGCCAGTGACAGCAACCACTCTCCCACCTCAGCCCCACCCCTGTCCCCCTCCTCAGAGCCTCAGGGAGTCAAGCGGCCCCATGAGGAGCAACTTGATCCCACTGCCAAGAGGCCCCGAGGAGGACGCTGGAACGGTTCGTCCAAGTCCTTCAGGAGAAACGATGAGTCCTTCCCTGCGAGCAATGAGGTTAAATCTGAGCCTCATTCTGACTCCTGGGCGTCCAGCAAACCAAAGTCCACCACGCCGAGCTCCGTCCTAGAGCACCGGCAGGAGGCGAGGAATGGCCGCCACAAcaatcatcatcacaaccatcGAGACAGTGGCAGCCGTGGCACCCTCACCAATGGTACCTCCAACAACCTGGCTGCCAATGCCATCACCACTGCATCCACCACctctgccaccatcaccaccagtcctGCCAGAAAGCCTTCCTCTACATCCCCCCTCAACCAGGGATCCTCCCCTCATTCCCACCATCACCTCAATGGCCTCCATCCCCACCataacaaccatcaccaccattcctcAGGTAGCCACTCCCCCATCAATGGGGTCACCAATGACCTTACCAATGGCCATGCCAACCACCACTCCAGGACCAATGGCCATGTCACACCTCCCAACTCCTCTCCAGACAGCCTCAGTGGGGAAGACTCACCCCCAGCATACTTAAG GAACTACACAAGCATAGTCTCTTCTGATCAACGGAGCAGATACAAGGCAGACTTCAATCGTCAGTATCAGGAGTATCTTAACTTACACAGCTTCATTGAGGAGCGGACCAGACCCTTCACTGACCTGGAGGAGCAGCTCAGGAATGAAACTCTTGGTTCCGAGGAGTATAAT ACCATACGATCCCGGATCCTGAGGCAGTATGAAGCCACTCAGCAAGATCATGACttccagaagaagaagaagaggtataACTACTTGCATGAAAAGCTCACCCATATCAAGAGGCTGGTCAGAGATTATGATGCCAATACTCATTCCTAG